In one Watersipora subatra chromosome 6, tzWatSuba1.1, whole genome shotgun sequence genomic region, the following are encoded:
- the LOC137397985 gene encoding uncharacterized protein — MSRKKHQFITWYSDVEAGEIADIIEANYKYPQAIGAVDGTHFEIIPPADGMADFLCRKMYPSVVMQAVVDVQYLFRDVYANTPGSAHDAAVFRRSRLSTLVMQNMPKRDKIVHGESLPLHILGDPAYPISRQIIKGFTGANLSPEKESFNVYHSKARMCVEIAFGRLKARWRMLRKCIDVKYKLVPKLITTCCILHNMLETRKVVIPHHLLNRLADEPAEREQPPPVFNHEQTRDAVEIRDTIKEFLAHTQPLLRPFHM; from the coding sequence ATGTCAAGAAAAAAACATCAGTTCATCACCTGGTACTCAGATGTAGAAGCAGGGGAGATTGCTGATATCATCGAAGCTAATTACAAATACCCACAAGCCATAGGGGCTGTCGATGGAACACACTTTGAGATCATACCACCTGCTGATGGCATGGCTGATTTTCTATGTAGGAAAATGTATCCAAGTGTTGTCATGCAAGCGGTGGTTGATGTTCAGTATCTGTTTAGAGACGTTTATGCCAACACCCCAGGCAGTGCTCACGATGCCGCCGTTTTTAGAAGATCAAGGCTGAGTACATTAGTGATGCAAAATATGCCAAAACGGGATAAAATTGTTCATGGAGAGAGTCTTCCACTCCACATCCTTGGCGACCCTGCATACCCTATATCTAGACAAATCATTAAAGGTTTCACAGGGGCCAACTTGTCACCCGAAAAGGAGTCATTTAATGTTTACCACAGCAAAGCACGCATGTGTGTCGAGATTGCGTTTGGAAGACTCAAAGCACGCTGGAGAATGCTGCGGAAGTGTATTGATGTCAAGTATAAGTTGGTGCCCAAGCTTATTACTACATGCTGTATATTGCATAACATGCTGGAAACTAGAAAAGTTGTGATTCCCCACCACCTTCTTAACAGACTAGCAGATGAACCAGCTGAACGTGAACAGCCGCCACCTGTGTTCAATCATGAGCAAACTAGAGATGCAGTTGAGATCCGTGATACTATCAAAGAGTTCCTTGCTCACACCCAGCCATTACTCCGTCCCTTTCACATGTAA